The sequence below is a genomic window from Vibrio navarrensis.
CAAACATCACGTTCACTTTAATGCCCGTCTCTTTGGTGAACTCTTTAAACATAGGTTCAACAAGGAAAGGTTGGCGGTAAGAGTAGACGTTCACTTCTTCAGCAGCCATTGCTGTCGGTGCCAGTGTCGCGCACGCCAGCGCAGACAGAGTAAGCAGTTTTTTCATCAAGAGAGTCCTTTGAGCTAGATTTGAACTAGAATGATAACGTTTATCAGTTGCGTCATTATAAGCATGTCGATTTTTAAAACAACGCTTAAATGACAAAAAACCCGCCAACAAAGGCAGGTTTTTGATAGCTTTATTTGTAAGGATTTGTGTCTTACTTGACGGTCACAAACTCTGGGTAAGCGCCAACACCACAATCGTGCATGTCCATGCCTTCCATCTCTTCCTCTTCGCTAACACGGATACCCATGGTCGCTTTCAAGATGCCCCACACCACTAAGCTTGCACCAAATACCCAAGCAAAGATAACCGCAGCGCCGAGAAGCTGAGCTGAGAAAGTCGCGTCGGCATTGCTTAGCGGAACCACCATCAGACCGAAGAAGCCACACACGCCGTGAACAGAGATAGCGCCCACTGGATCGTCAATCTTCACTTTATCCAGACCAATGATGCTGAACACCACCAGCGCACCCGCTACCGCACCAATCGCCACAGAGTAAACCGGAGATGGAGAAAGAGGATCTGCGGTAATCGCCACTAGACCAGCCAACGCGCCGTTGAGAATCATGGTCAGATCTGCTTTACCCCAAGTGGTTTTACACACGAGCAGTGCTGCGATAGCACCCGCCGCCGCCGCCGCGTTGGTGTTCAGGAAGATTTGACCTACCGCTGTCGCGTTCTCAAAATCCGACAGCATTAATTGTGAGCCGCCGTTGAAACCGAACCAACCAAACCACAAGATGAAGGTACCTAAGGTGGCTAGTGGCATGTTAGAACCCGGAATTGGGTAGATTTCACCGTTTTTGCCATATTTGCCTTTACGCGCACCGAGCAATAACACACCCGCTAGAGCCGCAGACGCACCCGCCATATGCACGATACCAGAGCCCGCAAAGTCACTATAGCCAGCCGCAGACAGGAAGCCGCCGCCCCAAGTCCAGTAACCTTCCATTGGGTAGATGAACGCAGTCAAAATGGCCGAAAACACAAGGAAAGACCACAGTTTCATACGCTCAGCGACAGCACCTGATACCACAGACATGGCAGTGGCAACGAAGACCACTTGGAAGAAGAAATCCGACTCAAGCGAGTGATCCGCCCCTTCGGCTTGACTGCCAATCAGCGCACCAAGCGAAGGTAGCCAACCGCCTTCGCTGTTGTCGACGTACATGATGTTGTAACCAACCACTAAGTAGGTCGTACAGGCGATAGCGTACAAACAGAAGTTTTTGGTTAAAATTTCAGTGGTGTTTTTTGAACGCACCAGACCCGCTTCCAACATGGCGAAACCAGCCGCCATCCACATCACAAGCGCGCCGGAAATGAGGAAGAAAAAGGTATCGAGCGCGTAGCGTAACTCAGTTACGGTTGTTGTTAATTCCATAGTAAGTTCTCCAGTCCTTTGAATCGTTACAGTGCTTCAATATCAGTCTCGCCAGTACGAATACGTACCGCGTGACTTAAGTCGTACACAAAAATTTTGCCGTCACCAATTTTTCCGGTATGCGCCGCTTTGGTGATCGCTTCAATCACTCGGTCCACATTGTCTGCTTGAGTGGCAATCTCAAGTTTTACCTTCGGCAGAAAATCAACCTGATACTCGGCACCACGATACAGCTCGGTATGTCCTTTCTGACGGCCGAATCCTTTCACTTCTGAAACCGTCATCCCTTCAATGCCGACATCCGCCAGCGCTTCACGAACATCATCCAGTTTAAATGGTTTAATAATGGCGTTGATTAGTTTCATTGCATCCTCTCTGAAAACGTCATCCTGTTACATACCAAGTAATCCAAGGTACGTGCCAACTTTTTATCTTATTGTTTTTAAAAAACTTATTAAAAAGTTCGCACTAAAAACAAAATCGATAGCACCAACTTGGTGCATCACGTTCACAAAAATAAAGCATCTACCCAATTTCGGCCTAATTCAGTGCAACCGTTCAACAATAAGCTTATTTACCCTCAATACTTATGACATTATTGTGAAGATAAGAAAAATCCCCAGATTTTCATCTGGGGATTTTTTATGTTTCTAGCATAACCGGACTGTGAATCCGTTAATCTGCCATTGACCGCTTAAAAACGCATGTTGGCCGAGATCCAGAAGTTACGCGACGCGTGTTTCACGTTGTAGTGATCTTCTTTGGTCATGGTGTAACTACCATCACCGTTGTCTTGCCAGTTAGTCACATCGTAGGTGGTAAAGTCTTTGTCAAACAAGTTGTTCACGCGAGCGGAGAGAGTCAAATCATCCGACAGCATCCAACTGCCACCTAAGTGGAAAATCTCGAAATCTTTGTAGTACTGATCCTTACCGCTGTCATCTTGACCACGGTAGCGGTCTGAGTTGGCTTCCATGGTCAGATAGAGCGAAACGTAGTTGGTCGCGTACCAGTTTAAGGTCGTGTTGAGCATGTGCTTAACCGGACTGTCGGTCAACGGCTGGCCTTTTTCCGACCCGCTGGTTACCTCAGAGTCGGTGTAAGTGTAGTTCGCACTCAACGATAAATCGTAAGGCAACACCAATTTTCCGGCCAGTTCGATCCCTTGCACTCTTGCATCACCAACGTTGTCTTTGTAAGTCAACACATAGCGACTATTTAACGCATTCCAACCTGCGGCATCCGCATTGTCGCACGCGCGATTGTTTGGATTGGCGATACAGTTGTATTTGCTTTCGATCTTGTTTTTAAAATCGTTATGGAAGAAGGTCGCGTTAAAGGTATGGCCTTTTTCATGGGTGTAGTACACCGCCACTTCGCTGTTGACCGATTCTTCCGGTTTCAGGTTTTCGTTGCCGACCCACGGGCTGGTACCTTGGCCGCCAAAGCCAGTAATGCCGGAGTATAGATCGGTGGTTTTCGGCGTTTTATACCCCGTTGACACACCACCTTTGACTGTCCAGTTCGGGTTTAAGGTGTACACACCGTACAAACGCGGTGAAACATGGCTACCGAAAGTATCGTGATCGTCATAGCGCACCCCCGCTGTCAGCGTGAATGGCTCAATGATGCGCCAGCTGTCTTCGACAAACAGCGAATATTGCGTTTGCTCTTGCATCGTCCCTGCTTGATAGCCCGTGCCTTGCATACCAAACACGCCATCTTCCATTTCGGAATCAATCCATTGTCCACCGACAACCACAAAGTGATCGCCCAAAGGCAGCTCTAATTTGGCATCTAAAGTGGTGCTTTCGTTACGTAACGTTCGGTTAGGGCGAGGCATTAATTCAGATTCGATCCAGGCCATCACATCATCTTTGCTCGAACTCGCTTTCTTATCCGCCAGCTCTTGACGCTGCTGTAACGAGAGCGGCAGTGAACGGCCTAAGTTTTCTGTTTTGACATGCGATAGCGAGACTTCACTGCGACCAAAATCCCACTTGCCTTTGTGCGTTAAAGACCATTGGTCACGCAGCGTACGCTGAGTCGGTGCATAACCAACACGAGCGTTTGCATAGATGGTTGCAGTACTGTCGGTGGTACCGAATTGTGACTGAGCATTGTCGTATTTCTGACGTGAAGCGTCGTAGTCGAGCAGCAGTTCCTGCTCCTCGTTGATGTACCAAGCTAAACCAAAGCCTGCCGCCCAGTTCTGATTATCGGAGGTTTTGCCACCGCCACCAAAGGTAGTCTCTGGCTTATGGAGATGGCCATCTGGGCCAAGTTCTGGCGCGTAAGTCGGATTCGATTCGGCTTTATCGTAGTAACTGCCGCGTACGGTGAGCGCTAACTTGTCTTCAATCAGTGCACCCGAGGCGTAAAAATCGGTGGTATTGATATCACCCTGTTCTGGGTTTTCTTGGAAGGTACGGCTGGTGGAAATCGAGCCGTGCCACTCTTTGCTCGCACGCTTAGTGATAATGTTGACCACACCGCCCATCGCATCTGCACCGTACAGAGTGGACATTGGGCCACGCACCACTTCGATACGCTCAATCATATCCAGTGGCGGAATGTGTGCCGATTGGAAGCCGACAAAGTTGTTCGGATAAAGATCGCCATTGTTGTTTTGACGTTTGCCATCAATCAGCACTAAGGTATAGTCGGCGCCCATACCACGAATGCTGATGGTGCTCTGGCCGCTTTTGTCTTGGCTTTCACCAACGTCAACCCCTTCGATATTGCGCAGCGCATCAAGCAAATTGGTGTACGGGCGGGCACGGAGATCTTCCTCGGTAATCACCGTTACGCTGGCAGGCGCATCAACCAGTTTTTGTTCAAATCCAGAAGCGGTTACTACCATCACTTCATCGGCTTTGCTTTCTGCTTGGGCAGAAGTAGAAATCGCGCAGAGCGATGCAACGGCCATCGCCAAGTTTGTCTTACGTGTTAACAACATGGTTTTTATTCCTTTCCTAGTCAGTCTCCCTTAGCCTGCCAAAATCAGTGGCGGCCTTGGTTTTGCTGGGAATGGAATTTATATGATAATAATTATCAGTTGTATTTGATTTACAATCTTTACATTACTTTACGGAACTTTTTGCTGCTTGCTGCCAACAAGCAAATTGCAGGCGAACTTGTAAGCCATTCTCACTATGCGCACTTAGGCTGCCCGCCATTTTTTTCACCGCTTGCGCGACAATCGAGAGGCCAAGCCCATAGCCACTCGCTGAGCTTGGGGACTGCTTGACTTGATAAAATGGCGTAAACAACTTGGCCAACTCTTGTTCGCCCACGCCCGGGCCATCGTCGGCGACTTCAATCTCCAACACCTCTTGTTCAACGGAGGTGGACAAACAGATGGTACACGTCTCGCCTGCGTATTTAACGCAATTGGTGAGAAGATTGTTGAGCACACTGCCCAGCAGTACTGGATCTGCTTTGATCCACGCAGCTTGTTGACACAAGGCTAATTCAATCCGTTGCCCGGGCAAAAGATGAGGCTCAAACAGAGCCGCTTGCTCAGTGAGATACGCATTGACGTCCAAAGGCTTGAGCGATACAGAAAATTGGCTGCTCTCTAACTGGCTCAACTCAAGAATTTTTTCAATCATCGAGTTCATCAATTGCGCTTCTTGCTCGACCCGATTGAGCCAGAGTGTGCGCTGCTCTGGCTCTTTGGCACGCTGACAAAGGTGCGTGGCCAACAACTGGCGGGTGAGCGGCGTTTTGAGCTCATGCGACAAGGTACGCACCAACTGGCGCTGCTCCTCCACCAAGGTTTGAATGCGCTCGGCCATACGGTCAA
It includes:
- a CDS encoding TonB-dependent receptor domain-containing protein, which produces MLLTRKTNLAMAVASLCAISTSAQAESKADEVMVVTASGFEQKLVDAPASVTVITEEDLRARPYTNLLDALRNIEGVDVGESQDKSGQSTISIRGMGADYTLVLIDGKRQNNNGDLYPNNFVGFQSAHIPPLDMIERIEVVRGPMSTLYGADAMGGVVNIITKRASKEWHGSISTSRTFQENPEQGDINTTDFYASGALIEDKLALTVRGSYYDKAESNPTYAPELGPDGHLHKPETTFGGGGKTSDNQNWAAGFGLAWYINEEQELLLDYDASRQKYDNAQSQFGTTDSTATIYANARVGYAPTQRTLRDQWSLTHKGKWDFGRSEVSLSHVKTENLGRSLPLSLQQRQELADKKASSSKDDVMAWIESELMPRPNRTLRNESTTLDAKLELPLGDHFVVVGGQWIDSEMEDGVFGMQGTGYQAGTMQEQTQYSLFVEDSWRIIEPFTLTAGVRYDDHDTFGSHVSPRLYGVYTLNPNWTVKGGVSTGYKTPKTTDLYSGITGFGGQGTSPWVGNENLKPEESVNSEVAVYYTHEKGHTFNATFFHNDFKNKIESKYNCIANPNNRACDNADAAGWNALNSRYVLTYKDNVGDARVQGIELAGKLVLPYDLSLSANYTYTDSEVTSGSEKGQPLTDSPVKHMLNTTLNWYATNYVSLYLTMEANSDRYRGQDDSGKDQYYKDFEIFHLGGSWMLSDDLTLSARVNNLFDKDFTTYDVTNWQDNGDGSYTMTKEDHYNVKHASRNFWISANMRF
- a CDS encoding ammonium transporter encodes the protein MELTTTVTELRYALDTFFFLISGALVMWMAAGFAMLEAGLVRSKNTTEILTKNFCLYAIACTTYLVVGYNIMYVDNSEGGWLPSLGALIGSQAEGADHSLESDFFFQVVFVATAMSVVSGAVAERMKLWSFLVFSAILTAFIYPMEGYWTWGGGFLSAAGYSDFAGSGIVHMAGASAALAGVLLLGARKGKYGKNGEIYPIPGSNMPLATLGTFILWFGWFGFNGGSQLMLSDFENATAVGQIFLNTNAAAAAGAIAALLVCKTTWGKADLTMILNGALAGLVAITADPLSPSPVYSVAIGAVAGALVVFSIIGLDKVKIDDPVGAISVHGVCGFFGLMVVPLSNADATFSAQLLGAAVIFAWVFGASLVVWGILKATMGIRVSEEEEMEGMDMHDCGVGAYPEFVTVK
- the glnK gene encoding P-II family nitrogen regulator translates to MKLINAIIKPFKLDDVREALADVGIEGMTVSEVKGFGRQKGHTELYRGAEYQVDFLPKVKLEIATQADNVDRVIEAITKAAHTGKIGDGKIFVYDLSHAVRIRTGETDIEAL
- a CDS encoding HAMP domain-containing sensor histidine kinase, encoding MAKLRRWLGLPQKLAVRLFVALALGVVLVVSAFSCVEMLLYQRLLNLSKQQHQEFVELAHQAAQWVSRKEWGQLAQWEAKQRYVLYVVDQHFHPVSGRDVHPHVLKKMHFYRRLDQPMGDRVSRPMIGIRLDQEHQLMIQLPWQQHPAAKASYYLWAANAIVGVSILAFISWVLTRYLQNPLTQLQSATRALAQEKTDTRVAHTLGHSVSEFRELALDFDRMAERIQTLVEEQRQLVRTLSHELKTPLTRQLLATHLCQRAKEPEQRTLWLNRVEQEAQLMNSMIEKILELSQLESSQFSVSLKPLDVNAYLTEQAALFEPHLLPGQRIELALCQQAAWIKADPVLLGSVLNNLLTNCVKYAGETCTICLSTSVEQEVLEIEVADDGPGVGEQELAKLFTPFYQVKQSPSSASGYGLGLSIVAQAVKKMAGSLSAHSENGLQVRLQFACWQQAAKSSVK